The Prevotella sp. oral taxon 299 str. F0039 genome has a segment encoding these proteins:
- a CDS encoding DsbA family protein: protein MSKVKITIFTDPLCPWCWGEEPFLRKLETHFPQQIEFESIMGGLVEDLNKERPESQSISDYYANFNKEVVEHTVESEKKHHMPVDMNGVEIYSEQKASSFLSNIAYKAAQLAAPHLADLFLYNLRAAAFAERRDILDEGELMNIADETGIDIAAFLEHMNDESAQKKFEEDFQLTASSDIEYFPTFFFEYEGKTMKLKSYRTYEELSAVVKAISKGSLTPVEVQFTPESLLAFMQEHPKMAAEEIRLAFNLATIADVEKAIEPLIESGLLQKKTAGTSFFVVKPSKTMSCDLTTGVCTLG from the coding sequence ATGTCGAAAGTAAAGATTACCATATTCACCGACCCATTGTGCCCTTGGTGCTGGGGCGAAGAACCTTTTTTACGTAAGTTAGAAACCCATTTCCCACAGCAAATCGAATTCGAGAGCATTATGGGAGGACTGGTTGAAGATTTAAATAAAGAACGTCCCGAATCGCAATCGATTAGCGATTACTATGCAAACTTTAATAAAGAGGTGGTAGAACACACCGTAGAATCGGAGAAGAAGCACCACATGCCCGTGGATATGAATGGAGTTGAGATCTATTCAGAACAGAAAGCGTCTTCTTTCCTTTCAAATATAGCCTACAAAGCAGCGCAACTTGCCGCTCCACATCTTGCCGATTTATTCCTCTATAACTTGCGTGCTGCAGCCTTTGCAGAACGTAGAGACATCTTAGACGAAGGCGAATTAATGAATATTGCCGACGAAACAGGAATAGACATTGCAGCCTTTTTAGAACACATGAACGATGAATCGGCTCAAAAGAAGTTTGAAGAAGACTTCCAACTAACCGCTTCGAGCGATATAGAATATTTCCCAACTTTCTTCTTTGAATATGAAGGTAAGACCATGAAGTTGAAGAGTTATCGCACATACGAAGAGCTTTCTGCTGTTGTTAAGGCGATTTCTAAAGGCAGTCTTACTCCTGTTGAAGTACAATTTACACCCGAGTCGCTCCTTGCCTTTATGCAAGAGCACCCCAAGATGGCAGCAGAAGAAATTCGTTTAGCATTTAACCTAGCAACTATTGCAGATGTAGAAAAAGCCATTGAGCCACTTATCGAGTCTGGATTGTTGCAAAAGAAAACCGCAGGAACAAGCTTTTTTGTTGTTAAACCATCAAAAACAATGTCGTGCGACCTCACTACTGGCGTTTGCACTTTAGGCTAA
- a CDS encoding DUF6377 domain-containing protein — MLKYFLFNNKNESIVGVVMMLLFVFVLPLESKNKTNLTVLDGFIKQRQYYVELKERQLELLKASVKNTHDEERRLKLYNEIYENYNSFVYDSAMNYVNKGLQLALAINNKHYITLNQLHKALLLGTRGFYYEAISSISDINVEALAPQLRFEYYFTLYRVYALWGEYCADSDYAPQYEALKIKYIEDALAVVQRGTATYYYILGEYAHYKERDMERAEKCYLEALRRSTPSDRLYASAAFMVAYCNTENEMVYEEYLIKAAISDIVRPTKDNIALQDLAVHLLDDNPKNIERADRYISISMEDARFYNNRLRTFEISSKLPIITSTYKEVINQQNTNRLMIIAIITLLSIGLIISLVLIIRQNKLLRINKKELSVSNELLQELNGHLLQTNNKREELAKLYIELCAKYIDKLAKYQSMVKRKIMANRVNELLTKVSSSRMSEEDSAVFMARFDKAFFALYPSFVDELSALLQPSGRLSLEDGGTMSTKLRIFALIRLGIKESSEIATLLFYSPQTIYNYRSELKKLALNPETFEDDVRRLCITLRKGSELK, encoded by the coding sequence ATGCTAAAATATTTTCTTTTCAACAATAAAAACGAATCAATTGTTGGTGTTGTAATGATGTTGTTGTTTGTGTTTGTTTTACCTTTAGAATCGAAAAACAAAACAAATTTAACGGTACTTGATGGTTTTATTAAGCAGCGGCAATATTATGTGGAGCTAAAAGAGCGTCAGTTGGAGTTGTTAAAGGCTTCGGTAAAGAATACTCATGATGAGGAAAGGCGATTGAAACTATATAATGAGATTTATGAAAACTATAACTCGTTTGTTTATGACTCTGCAATGAACTATGTAAACAAGGGCTTGCAACTGGCACTTGCTATCAATAACAAACATTATATCACACTTAATCAATTGCATAAGGCACTTCTTTTAGGAACAAGAGGTTTTTATTATGAGGCAATTAGTAGTATTTCTGATATCAATGTTGAGGCGTTGGCACCGCAATTACGCTTTGAATATTATTTTACGTTATATCGAGTGTATGCTTTATGGGGTGAATATTGTGCAGATAGTGATTATGCTCCACAATATGAGGCACTGAAAATAAAGTATATAGAAGATGCACTTGCAGTGGTTCAGAGAGGAACTGCCACGTATTATTATATATTAGGTGAGTATGCTCACTATAAAGAACGGGATATGGAGCGTGCGGAAAAGTGTTATTTAGAGGCTCTTAGGCGTTCTACTCCATCGGATCGACTTTATGCTTCGGCTGCTTTTATGGTAGCTTATTGTAACACTGAGAATGAAATGGTGTATGAAGAATATCTCATTAAGGCAGCGATTAGTGACATTGTGCGACCTACTAAGGATAATATTGCACTGCAAGATCTTGCGGTACACTTGCTGGATGATAATCCAAAGAATATTGAAAGGGCTGATAGATATATCAGTATATCTATGGAAGATGCTCGTTTTTATAACAATAGATTGAGAACTTTCGAGATCTCGAGTAAACTTCCCATCATTACCTCTACTTATAAGGAGGTGATAAATCAGCAAAATACAAACCGACTTATGATTATTGCGATTATAACCCTACTTTCTATAGGTCTGATTATTTCGCTTGTTTTAATCATTCGTCAAAATAAATTGCTCAGAATAAACAAGAAAGAACTTTCTGTGAGTAATGAGTTATTGCAGGAATTAAATGGACATTTGTTGCAAACCAATAATAAACGTGAGGAATTAGCTAAGTTATATATTGAGTTATGCGCCAAATACATTGATAAATTGGCAAAATATCAAAGTATGGTAAAGCGTAAAATTATGGCAAATAGGGTGAATGAGCTTCTTACAAAGGTTTCTTCTTCTCGAATGTCTGAAGAAGATTCGGCTGTGTTTATGGCACGTTTTGATAAAGCCTTTTTTGCTTTATATCCTTCTTTTGTAGACGAATTGTCGGCTCTTCTTCAGCCTTCGGGAAGGCTTTCTTTAGAAGATGGAGGTACGATGAGTACCAAATTACGTATTTTTGCGCTCATTCGTTTAGGCATAAAAGAAAGTTCTGAGATTGCAACTTTGTTATTTTATTCTCCTCAAACCATTTATAATTATCGTTCTGAGTTGAAAAAATTAGCACTTAATCCTGAAACGTTTGAAGATGATGTACGACGACTTTGTATAACTTTGCGTAAAGGTTCTGAGCTGAAATAA
- a CDS encoding glycoside hydrolase family 97 protein, whose translation MKIVSLCLCALMMPLLLLAQQVKSPNGNVVVSFSLTDNGVPTYQVSYKGKAVIKPSHLGLELTPSKHDGIKAEDTNLMNGFKVTKTETSTFKETWKPVWGETNSILNHYNEMAVSLTQEHPNRTMIVRFRVYNDGMGLRYEFPRQNNLSYFIIKDEHTQFAMAGDHTAWWIPGDYDTQEYETITSKLSDIRSKMKEAITDNASQTTFSPTGVQTSLQMKSSDGLYINLHEAACVDYPTMHLNLDDKNMVFESWLTPDPTGNKAYMQAPRTTPWRTLIVSDDARDMLSSNLILNLNEPCKLEDTSWIKPVKYCGVWWEMIVGKKSWSYTDEFPAVELGVTDFAKAKPNGRHAATNAEVKRYIDFAAKNGLDQVLVEGWNIGWEDWFGHSKFKVFDFQTPYPDFDIKELNEYAHSKGIKLIMHHETSSSMINYERYMEDAYKLMNKYGYNAVKSGYVGDIIPRGEHHYGQVMNNHYLYAVTEAAKHKIMVNAHEATRPTGLCRTYPNLIGNESARGTEYEAFGGSNPDHTVILPFTRLQGGPMDYTPGIFETKLKDWSDNNSYVHSTLAGQLALYLVMYSPLQMAADLPEHYEKYSDAFQFIRDVAVDWDDSKYIEAEPGDYITVARKAKGTNNWFIGGKCDENGHKAVIKLDFLDKGKTYECTIYSDAPNADYDKNPKAYTITRKHVKYGDVLKINEAPGGGFGVSLFPKK comes from the coding sequence ATGAAAATAGTTTCTTTATGCTTGTGTGCACTAATGATGCCTTTATTACTTCTCGCACAGCAAGTAAAGTCGCCCAATGGCAATGTAGTGGTTTCGTTTTCATTAACAGACAATGGCGTTCCCACTTATCAAGTATCTTATAAAGGTAAAGCAGTTATAAAACCATCTCATTTAGGATTGGAATTAACTCCCTCAAAACACGATGGCATAAAAGCAGAAGATACCAACTTAATGAATGGTTTCAAAGTCACAAAAACCGAAACTTCAACCTTCAAAGAAACATGGAAACCAGTGTGGGGAGAAACAAATAGCATCTTAAATCACTATAACGAGATGGCTGTTTCACTAACACAAGAACACCCCAACCGCACCATGATTGTTCGTTTCCGTGTGTATAACGATGGTATGGGCTTGCGTTATGAATTCCCACGTCAAAACAATTTGAGCTATTTCATTATAAAAGACGAACACACTCAATTTGCAATGGCAGGAGATCATACTGCTTGGTGGATTCCAGGAGACTATGATACACAAGAATATGAAACGATAACTTCAAAGTTATCCGACATCCGTTCAAAGATGAAAGAAGCAATAACAGATAACGCTTCGCAAACAACTTTCTCACCAACTGGTGTCCAAACATCTCTACAAATGAAGAGTTCAGATGGTTTATACATCAATCTTCACGAAGCTGCATGCGTAGATTATCCAACAATGCACCTTAATTTAGATGACAAAAATATGGTGTTTGAGTCGTGGTTAACACCAGATCCAACAGGAAACAAGGCATATATGCAAGCCCCACGCACCACTCCTTGGCGTACACTTATCGTTAGTGATGATGCAAGAGATATGCTTTCATCTAATCTAATCCTTAATCTTAATGAGCCATGTAAGCTCGAAGACACTTCATGGATAAAGCCCGTGAAATATTGTGGCGTATGGTGGGAGATGATAGTAGGCAAGAAAAGCTGGAGTTATACAGACGAATTCCCTGCTGTTGAACTTGGAGTTACAGATTTTGCTAAAGCTAAACCAAACGGAAGACATGCGGCAACAAATGCTGAAGTGAAACGTTATATTGACTTTGCAGCAAAGAATGGACTCGATCAAGTATTGGTTGAAGGCTGGAATATCGGCTGGGAAGACTGGTTTGGACACTCTAAATTCAAGGTATTTGATTTCCAAACTCCTTATCCAGACTTTGACATAAAGGAACTAAACGAATACGCACACTCTAAAGGAATTAAGCTTATAATGCACCATGAAACATCTTCTTCTATGATAAATTATGAGCGTTATATGGAAGATGCTTATAAATTGATGAATAAATATGGATATAATGCGGTTAAAAGTGGTTATGTAGGCGATATCATTCCACGTGGAGAACACCACTATGGACAAGTTATGAATAACCATTATTTATATGCTGTTACCGAAGCTGCTAAGCATAAGATTATGGTTAACGCTCACGAAGCAACACGACCAACAGGACTTTGCCGTACATATCCTAACCTTATAGGTAACGAAAGTGCACGAGGTACTGAATATGAAGCATTCGGTGGAAGCAATCCCGACCACACTGTTATATTGCCATTCACACGTCTTCAAGGTGGACCAATGGACTATACACCTGGTATTTTTGAAACTAAATTGAAAGATTGGAGCGACAATAACTCTTACGTTCACTCTACATTAGCAGGTCAATTAGCTCTTTATCTTGTTATGTATAGCCCACTTCAAATGGCTGCAGACCTTCCCGAACACTACGAAAAATATAGCGACGCTTTCCAATTCATTAGAGATGTTGCTGTAGATTGGGACGATTCTAAATATATTGAAGCTGAACCAGGCGACTATATCACTGTTGCTCGTAAAGCAAAAGGCACAAACAACTGGTTTATTGGCGGTAAATGTGACGAAAATGGACATAAGGCTGTTATTAAACTTGATTTCTTAGACAAAGGAAAAACATACGAATGCACCATATATAGCGATGCTCCTAATGCTGATTACGACAAAAATCCAAAGGCATATACCATCACTCGCAAACATGTAAAATACGGAGATGTATTGAAAATCAATGAAGCTCCAGGTGGAGGATTTGGTGTTTCGCTCTTCCCTAAAAAATAA
- a CDS encoding Gfo/Idh/MocA family protein → MTKNKVLLALLAVVFLALPQSLCAQFNWKYTVEKGKIVTEVPLRAPGQTTALQLTTPKMPVVRVGFVGLGMRGPSAVERWMHIPGIEVVALCDYEAKRAEACQKILRDNSMPAAAIYSGEEGYKELCKRKDIDLVYIATDWDHHFLVAKCAMENGKHAAIEVPSAINLREIWTLIDLSEKTRLHCVMLENCCYDFFELNSLNMAQKGVFGDVIYAQGAYKHELSSFWKYYWKKNAQDKLGWRLEYNKDYRGDLYATHGLGPIAQVLNIHRGDRMRTLVAMDTKSFNGKKLVEKYTGEPCEKFENGDQTMTLIRTEQGKVIEIHHNVMTPQPYNRMYQLTGTEGFANKYPVEGFAVSAKKMEAGGVKPSADNLSGHSYLSEKDKKALEEKYLSPIIKRYGEEAKEVGGHGGMDFIMDSRLVYCLQNGLPMDIDVYDLAEWCCLGELGAISMNNDFMPVEVPDFTRGDWNKVKGFTHAYASPADEAATLAQAKAFTAKLKEKGKRYWDAFDKKNKKK, encoded by the coding sequence ATGACAAAAAACAAAGTGTTACTGGCTCTTTTGGCAGTAGTTTTTTTAGCTCTTCCACAGTCGTTGTGTGCCCAATTTAATTGGAAATACACAGTAGAGAAGGGTAAAATCGTTACAGAAGTTCCTCTACGAGCACCAGGTCAGACCACAGCTCTTCAGTTAACAACACCTAAAATGCCTGTTGTTAGAGTGGGATTTGTGGGTCTTGGAATGAGAGGACCAAGCGCAGTTGAACGTTGGATGCACATTCCTGGAATTGAAGTTGTGGCTCTTTGCGACTATGAAGCAAAGAGAGCAGAGGCTTGTCAAAAGATATTGAGAGACAATTCGATGCCTGCTGCTGCTATATATAGCGGTGAAGAGGGTTACAAAGAATTGTGCAAGCGCAAGGATATTGACTTGGTTTATATTGCAACAGACTGGGATCACCACTTCCTTGTAGCTAAATGCGCTATGGAAAACGGCAAACATGCTGCTATTGAGGTGCCTTCTGCAATCAATCTTAGAGAGATTTGGACACTTATCGACTTATCTGAAAAGACACGTTTACACTGTGTTATGCTTGAGAATTGTTGCTACGACTTCTTCGAGCTCAATTCTTTGAACATGGCTCAAAAGGGTGTTTTCGGTGATGTTATTTACGCTCAAGGAGCTTATAAACACGAACTTTCTTCTTTCTGGAAATACTATTGGAAGAAGAATGCACAAGACAAACTTGGCTGGAGATTAGAATATAACAAGGATTATCGTGGCGACTTATATGCAACTCATGGTCTTGGTCCTATCGCACAGGTGTTAAATATTCACCGTGGAGACCGCATGAGAACCTTAGTTGCTATGGATACAAAATCGTTTAATGGTAAGAAATTGGTTGAAAAATATACTGGTGAGCCTTGCGAAAAGTTTGAAAATGGCGACCAAACAATGACGCTTATTCGCACAGAACAAGGTAAGGTGATTGAAATTCATCACAACGTAATGACTCCACAACCATATAATAGAATGTATCAGTTGACTGGTACTGAAGGCTTTGCTAACAAATATCCTGTTGAAGGCTTTGCTGTTTCTGCTAAAAAGATGGAAGCTGGTGGCGTGAAACCTTCTGCTGACAACCTAAGCGGCCATTCTTATTTGTCTGAAAAAGATAAGAAAGCATTGGAAGAAAAATACCTTAGTCCGATAATTAAGCGTTATGGCGAGGAAGCTAAAGAGGTTGGAGGTCATGGTGGTATGGACTTTATCATGGACTCTCGTCTTGTTTACTGCCTACAAAATGGTCTTCCTATGGACATCGACGTATATGATTTGGCAGAATGGTGCTGTCTTGGTGAGCTAGGTGCTATCTCTATGAATAATGATTTCATGCCTGTTGAAGTGCCAGACTTTACTCGTGGCGACTGGAATAAGGTGAAAGGATTTACTCATGCTTATGCTTCTCCTGCTGATGAGGCTGCTACTTTAGCTCAAGCTAAGGCTTTCACTGCTAAATTGAAGGAGAAAGGAAAACGCTATTGGGACGCTTTCGATAAGAAAAATAAGAAGAAGTAG
- the pckA gene encoding phosphoenolpyruvate carboxykinase (ATP), protein MAKFDKSVLEKYGITGTTEVVYNPSYEVLFEEETKESLVGFERGQETELGAVNVKTGVYTGRSPKDKFIVDDATSHDTVWWTTPEYPNDNHPATQEAWNVVNDLAKKELSNKRLFVVDGFCGANKDTRMKIRFIVEVAWQAHFVTNMFIKPTCQEELDQEPDFIVYNASKAKVENYKELGLNSETAVVFNVTTREQIILNTWYGGEMKKGMFSMMNYFLPLKGIASMHCSANTDMEGKNTAIFFGLSGTGKTTLSTDPKRLLIGDDEHGWDDNGVFNFEGGCYAKVINLDKESEPDIYRAIRRDALLENVTVDANGKIDFTDKSTTENTRVSYPINHIDNIVKPVSAGPAAKQVIFLSADAFGVLPPVSILTPEQTKYYFLSGFTAKLAGTERGITEPTPTFSACFGQAFLELHPTKYAEELVKKMEKNGAKAYLVNTGWNGTGKRISIKDTRGIIDGILSGDINSAPTKKLPIFDFEIPTQLEGVATEILDPRDTYADAAEWTKKAEDLAARFIKNFKKYEGNEAGKALVAAGPQL, encoded by the coding sequence ATGGCAAAGTTTGACAAATCAGTACTTGAAAAGTACGGTATTACAGGTACAACAGAAGTTGTTTACAACCCTTCATATGAAGTGTTGTTTGAAGAAGAAACAAAAGAAAGTTTAGTAGGATTTGAAAGAGGTCAAGAGACAGAACTTGGTGCTGTGAACGTTAAAACTGGTGTTTACACAGGTCGTTCTCCTAAAGATAAGTTTATTGTAGATGATGCAACATCACACGATACTGTATGGTGGACAACTCCAGAATATCCAAATGACAACCATCCTGCAACACAAGAAGCATGGAATGTTGTTAATGATTTAGCTAAGAAAGAACTTTCTAACAAGCGTTTATTCGTTGTTGATGGTTTCTGTGGAGCTAATAAAGACACAAGAATGAAGATTCGTTTCATCGTGGAAGTTGCTTGGCAAGCTCACTTTGTAACAAATATGTTCATCAAACCAACATGTCAAGAAGAATTAGATCAAGAACCAGACTTTATCGTTTACAACGCTTCTAAGGCTAAAGTTGAAAACTATAAAGAACTAGGTCTTAACTCAGAAACAGCTGTTGTATTCAATGTTACAACAAGAGAACAAATCATTTTGAACACATGGTATGGTGGTGAAATGAAGAAAGGTATGTTCTCTATGATGAACTACTTCCTTCCTTTGAAGGGTATTGCATCAATGCACTGCTCTGCTAACACTGACATGGAAGGCAAAAACACAGCTATCTTCTTCGGATTATCAGGTACTGGTAAGACAACTCTTTCAACAGATCCTAAGCGTTTGCTTATCGGTGACGACGAACATGGATGGGATGACAATGGTGTATTCAACTTCGAAGGTGGTTGCTATGCTAAGGTTATCAATCTTGATAAAGAGTCTGAGCCAGACATCTACCGTGCAATCCGTCGTGATGCATTGTTAGAAAACGTTACAGTTGACGCTAATGGTAAGATCGATTTCACAGATAAGAGCACAACAGAAAATACTCGTGTATCTTATCCTATCAATCATATTGATAACATTGTTAAGCCAGTTTCTGCAGGTCCTGCAGCTAAACAAGTTATTTTCTTAAGTGCTGATGCATTCGGAGTGCTTCCTCCAGTATCAATCTTAACACCAGAACAAACTAAATATTACTTCCTTTCAGGTTTCACAGCTAAGCTAGCTGGTACAGAAAGAGGTATCACTGAACCAACACCAACATTCTCTGCATGTTTCGGACAAGCATTCCTTGAATTGCATCCAACAAAATATGCTGAAGAACTAGTTAAGAAAATGGAGAAGAATGGTGCTAAGGCATACTTGGTAAACACAGGTTGGAACGGTACAGGTAAGCGTATTTCTATTAAGGATACACGTGGTATCATCGACGGAATCCTTAGCGGTGACATCAACTCTGCACCAACTAAGAAGCTTCCTATCTTCGACTTCGAGATCCCAACTCAACTAGAAGGTGTTGCAACAGAAATCCTTGATCCTCGTGATACATATGCTGATGCAGCAGAATGGACTAAGAAAGCAGAAGACCTAGCAGCTCGTTTCATCAAGAACTTCAAGAAATATGAAGGCAACGAAGCTGGTAAAGCTCTTGTAGCAGCTGGTCCTCAGTTGTAA
- the upp gene encoding uracil phosphoribosyltransferase: MKIVNLSEQNSIINQYMAEMRDVDYQKNRFLFRNNIQRIGEFEAFEISKTLDYEPTKVTTPLGEATVNLLTDKVVLATIFRAGLPFHNGFLNVFDHAGNAFVSAYREYTDAEHHNVGIHVEYLATPDIDGKTLIIADPMLATGGSMEMGYKAILTKGTPKCVHVACVIACPEGIEHIRKTFPDAETTVWCAAIDEKLNEHKYIVPGFGDAGDLCYGGKL; the protein is encoded by the coding sequence ATGAAGATAGTTAACTTAAGTGAGCAAAATTCAATCATCAACCAATACATGGCAGAGATGAGAGATGTGGATTATCAAAAGAATCGTTTCCTTTTTAGAAACAACATTCAACGCATTGGCGAGTTCGAAGCTTTTGAAATTTCAAAAACTTTAGATTACGAACCAACCAAAGTAACCACTCCTCTTGGCGAAGCTACAGTGAATTTGCTCACCGACAAGGTTGTCCTTGCAACTATATTTCGTGCTGGTTTACCTTTTCATAATGGCTTTTTAAATGTTTTTGATCATGCAGGAAACGCCTTTGTAAGCGCATATCGTGAATATACCGACGCAGAACATCACAACGTTGGCATTCATGTTGAGTACTTGGCTACACCTGATATTGATGGAAAAACATTGATTATTGCCGATCCTATGCTTGCAACAGGTGGTTCAATGGAGATGGGTTACAAAGCAATTTTAACCAAAGGAACTCCTAAATGCGTGCATGTTGCATGTGTAATTGCATGTCCTGAGGGCATCGAACACATCAGAAAGACTTTCCCAGATGCTGAAACTACTGTGTGGTGTGCAGCTATTGACGAAAAACTTAACGAGCATAAGTATATCGTTCCTGGCTTTGGTGACGCTGGAGACCTATGCTATGGCGGTAAGCTATAA
- a CDS encoding phosphoethanolamine transferase → MKSIFQRLARIILAPIQLNFVFFIFMYFLGWLCSWDTLPNVWWMKLYKNLYLELFVDLYLVCAFLALLPLKVRQIVRFLFYIIGYCIAIVDVYCFTKFDSTLNPTMLLLMFETDSREAGEFLRSCLSADVLLGGVGHILLLMLFNIVLAFHHSLLKLFSKNKVVSSFIEKLRNIFVKPFTSYITASVVALCLVLAVVTTAHNKGKIHKLLTAQNIGDAEHQLTGNDHAELYLPLYRLAFSLYANSLVSQQLDRLIEVSKKVDVDSCEFTSPNIVLIIGESYNRHHSSQYGYIKPTTPRQIKRQKQGRLIPFTDVVSPWNLTSFVFKHIFSTYTVGDKGEWCDYPLFPELFRKAGYHVTFITNQFLPKASEAVYDLSGGFFLNNAELSKAQFDTRNDKLHTYDEGLLHEYDSLKEQSGKNNLFIFHLIGQHVNYRQRSPNDRKKFKGEDYEEMKPNHNNRERRILSDYDNAILYNDSIVDQIIRRFEKKEAIVIYVPDHGEECFEGDMHFFCRLHSAKIDARLAHAEFDIPFWIWSSTKYSVRHPEIVRAIRKARNRKYMTDALPHLLLYLAGIKTSAYKEQHNLISPNYNEQRKRLLKGTTDYDALK, encoded by the coding sequence ATGAAGAGCATCTTTCAACGCCTTGCACGCATTATTTTAGCTCCAATCCAACTAAATTTTGTGTTCTTTATCTTTATGTATTTCCTTGGATGGCTGTGCTCTTGGGACACACTTCCTAATGTATGGTGGATGAAGCTGTATAAGAATTTGTATTTAGAGCTATTCGTCGACCTCTATTTGGTGTGCGCTTTCCTTGCCCTTTTGCCCCTCAAAGTGCGACAGATAGTGCGTTTTCTCTTCTATATCATAGGTTATTGCATCGCAATAGTAGATGTTTACTGCTTCACTAAGTTCGATTCTACCCTCAATCCAACGATGTTATTGCTGATGTTTGAAACCGATTCACGAGAAGCAGGCGAGTTTCTTCGCTCGTGTTTGTCGGCAGATGTCTTATTAGGTGGTGTGGGTCACATTCTTCTTCTCATGCTTTTCAATATCGTTTTGGCATTCCATCACTCGTTACTAAAGCTTTTTAGCAAGAATAAAGTGGTAAGCTCGTTCATCGAAAAGCTGCGTAATATCTTCGTAAAGCCCTTCACTTCATATATAACAGCAAGTGTTGTAGCTCTTTGTTTGGTATTGGCTGTTGTCACAACAGCGCATAATAAGGGCAAGATACATAAGCTTTTAACCGCCCAAAACATTGGAGATGCCGAACATCAGCTAACAGGAAACGACCATGCCGAACTTTATCTCCCCCTCTATCGTTTAGCGTTCAGCTTGTATGCCAATTCACTTGTATCGCAACAGCTCGACCGTTTGATCGAAGTTTCAAAGAAAGTAGATGTAGATAGTTGTGAGTTCACCTCGCCAAACATCGTTCTTATCATCGGGGAAAGTTATAACAGACATCACTCTTCGCAGTATGGTTACATCAAACCAACCACTCCTCGACAGATAAAACGACAGAAACAGGGTCGCTTAATACCCTTTACCGACGTGGTAAGCCCATGGAATTTAACCAGTTTTGTGTTCAAACACATCTTCTCTACCTACACCGTTGGCGACAAAGGAGAGTGGTGCGACTATCCACTTTTTCCCGAATTGTTCCGTAAAGCGGGCTATCATGTCACCTTCATCACCAACCAATTCTTGCCCAAAGCAAGCGAAGCGGTGTACGATTTAAGTGGAGGTTTCTTCTTAAACAATGCAGAATTGAGTAAAGCTCAATTCGATACACGCAACGATAAGCTACATACTTACGACGAAGGACTGCTTCATGAGTACGATTCTTTAAAGGAACAAAGTGGCAAGAACAATCTTTTCATCTTCCATTTAATTGGTCAACACGTTAATTATCGTCAGCGAAGTCCTAACGATAGGAAGAAGTTTAAGGGCGAAGACTATGAAGAAATGAAGCCCAACCATAACAATAGAGAGCGCAGAATATTATCCGATTACGACAATGCGATCTTGTATAACGACTCAATTGTTGACCAAATTATCCGTCGTTTCGAGAAAAAAGAGGCCATAGTGATATATGTTCCCGATCATGGAGAAGAGTGTTTTGAAGGCGACATGCATTTCTTTTGTCGCTTACACTCGGCTAAAATAGATGCACGTTTGGCGCATGCAGAGTTCGATATACCCTTTTGGATCTGGTCTTCGACCAAGTATTCGGTTCGACATCCAGAGATTGTGCGAGCCATTCGCAAAGCTCGTAACCGCAAATATATGACCGATGCTCTGCCACATCTATTGCTTTACTTGGCTGGAATCAAAACAAGTGCCTACAAAGAGCAACACAATTTAATTTCGCCCAACTACAATGAGCAGCGCAAACGCTTATTAAAAGGAACGACTGACTACGACGCTTTGAAATAA